From a region of the Pseudoclavibacter endophyticus genome:
- a CDS encoding ABC transporter substrate-binding protein, whose protein sequence is MSRGQLRPILKDEGSETMTFTAQRKRISSLAGVAVAAILMAGCTPVVSDDGGGSASATPTAGGTLEVAQAGDFQPGQVLATRNGNFAWVRSVFEPLTEFDVDNEPQPVLATEWSFPEDGMSATFTLRDDVTFHSGRQMTAEDVKWTFEKTKDPASASQVGFIAAKFSDIEVTSPTSLTVTFSEKMAPASIFDFLEQTYIVDSETFDGLADGSQIIGTGPYAVSDYSAGVSLTVERNDDWWGEGQYLDSMVFNRVGDSTAQLSALRSGRSQIGYGLSLVDAQGFASDPQFEVLDGGGIIYVLGVDVNQAPFDDVRVRQAIQYGIDRDRINEQVFAGEATVTNLFWAPGAEGTTEEQANHYAYDPDKARELIEEAGATGASVPITVVSLPATQSEYEIIANNLSEIGLVPSAVPVDETTFNSLQNQGDLGPAFLLLHGQVGFGETTMLNSLPSLRADNPSHFDSPEYQELRGDFLTADTDQSGQALSALTDYLLEQAFAVPIVQAPGKFVVSDSVQGLQISKRGAMLFADASLTK, encoded by the coding sequence GTGAGCCGTGGCCAGCTGAGGCCCATCCTTAAGGACGAGGGAAGCGAAACAATGACGTTCACAGCCCAAAGAAAAAGAATCTCATCGCTGGCGGGGGTGGCTGTCGCGGCCATCCTGATGGCCGGATGCACCCCGGTTGTTTCTGACGACGGCGGGGGTTCCGCCAGCGCGACCCCGACCGCAGGGGGCACGCTCGAGGTCGCCCAGGCCGGGGACTTCCAGCCGGGCCAAGTCCTGGCGACGCGAAACGGCAACTTCGCGTGGGTTCGCAGCGTGTTCGAACCGCTCACCGAGTTCGACGTCGACAACGAACCTCAGCCCGTGCTCGCTACGGAATGGTCCTTCCCCGAAGACGGCATGTCGGCCACATTCACGCTCCGTGACGACGTCACTTTCCACAGCGGGCGCCAGATGACGGCGGAGGACGTCAAGTGGACGTTCGAGAAGACGAAGGACCCCGCCTCGGCTTCTCAGGTTGGTTTCATCGCGGCGAAGTTCTCGGACATCGAGGTGACGAGCCCTACCAGTCTGACGGTGACTTTCTCGGAGAAGATGGCGCCGGCCTCCATCTTTGACTTCCTGGAGCAGACCTACATCGTCGATTCCGAAACGTTCGACGGTCTCGCCGACGGCTCGCAGATCATCGGGACCGGCCCTTATGCCGTGTCGGATTACAGCGCCGGCGTCTCGCTCACGGTCGAGCGAAACGATGACTGGTGGGGTGAGGGCCAGTACCTCGACTCTATGGTCTTCAACCGCGTAGGAGACAGCACTGCACAGCTGTCCGCGTTGCGAAGTGGCCGGAGCCAGATCGGCTATGGACTCTCGTTGGTCGACGCACAGGGCTTCGCTAGTGACCCGCAGTTCGAGGTACTCGACGGTGGCGGCATCATCTACGTGCTCGGGGTCGATGTCAACCAGGCCCCCTTCGACGATGTGCGGGTGCGACAGGCGATTCAGTACGGAATCGACCGCGACCGCATCAACGAACAGGTGTTCGCTGGCGAAGCGACGGTGACCAACCTCTTCTGGGCTCCCGGAGCTGAAGGGACGACAGAGGAGCAAGCGAACCACTACGCCTATGACCCAGACAAGGCACGTGAGCTGATCGAAGAGGCGGGGGCGACAGGTGCCTCGGTGCCGATCACAGTGGTCTCGCTGCCTGCGACGCAGAGCGAGTATGAGATCATCGCCAACAACTTGTCGGAGATCGGGCTCGTGCCCTCGGCGGTCCCGGTGGACGAAACCACCTTCAACTCGCTGCAGAACCAGGGAGACCTGGGACCGGCGTTCCTGCTGTTGCACGGTCAAGTCGGATTCGGGGAGACGACGATGCTCAACTCGCTGCCGTCGTTGCGGGCCGACAACCCCTCGCACTTCGACTCGCCCGAATATCAGGAGCTTCGCGGTGACTTCCTCACGGCTGACACCGACCAGAGTGGTCAGGCGCTTTCTGCCTTGACCGATTACCTCCTCGAGCAGGCCTTCGCAGTGCCGATCGTGCAGGCTCCGGGAAAGTTCGTTGTGTCTGACTCCGTGCAGGGCCTGCAGATATCCAAGCGCGGCGCGATGCTCTTCGCGGACGCCTCGCTGACGAAGTAG
- a CDS encoding ABC transporter permease codes for MLRFLLKKLPAVLIVIAATSIIAFLLPRLAPGDPATALAGADATPEQIEAIRQATGLDQPLVVQYFDWIGGVFRGDLGQSYLFNTSVGELILSRLESTLELAALAAIIMIAIGLLLGTLSGSPRSRVSRSILDVINTVMLATPPFLTGLLLILVFGIYWRLLPVSGEVGLIEDPNAGIQYLILPAIALALPQAAVVARLLQTSMLNVRGEDFVDLARAKGASPRRITYRHVLRNSLGATVVVIGLRIGELLGGAIVIEAIFARNGLGQLAVASVQDRDYFVVQALILGAVVIAVAIQLFTEIILAALDPRIRLEA; via the coding sequence TTGCTCCGGTTCCTCCTGAAGAAACTCCCCGCCGTCTTGATCGTTATCGCGGCGACGTCGATCATTGCGTTCCTGCTCCCTCGGCTCGCGCCCGGGGACCCCGCCACCGCGCTGGCGGGAGCGGACGCAACACCCGAACAGATCGAGGCGATACGACAAGCGACGGGCTTGGACCAGCCCCTCGTGGTTCAGTACTTCGACTGGATCGGGGGAGTCTTCAGGGGGGACCTGGGGCAGTCCTACCTGTTCAACACATCGGTAGGCGAACTCATCCTCTCTCGCCTGGAAAGCACCCTGGAGCTGGCGGCGCTGGCCGCGATCATCATGATCGCGATCGGACTTCTGCTCGGAACGCTCAGCGGATCACCGCGCTCTCGCGTCTCGCGCAGCATCCTCGACGTCATCAACACGGTGATGCTCGCCACCCCGCCGTTTCTCACCGGGCTCCTGCTCATCCTGGTCTTCGGCATCTACTGGAGACTCCTCCCGGTGAGCGGCGAGGTGGGGCTCATCGAGGACCCGAACGCGGGCATCCAGTACCTGATCCTCCCCGCGATCGCCCTCGCACTGCCTCAGGCAGCTGTCGTTGCCCGGCTATTACAGACCTCAATGCTCAACGTCCGCGGCGAGGACTTCGTCGATCTCGCCCGAGCAAAGGGCGCCTCGCCTCGGCGGATCACGTACCGCCACGTCCTCCGCAACAGCCTCGGAGCAACGGTCGTGGTCATCGGTCTGCGCATCGGCGAACTCCTCGGCGGGGCGATCGTGATCGAAGCGATCTTCGCGCGTAACGGGCTCGGCCAGCTCGCGGTCGCGAGCGTCCAGGACCGCGACTACTTCGTCGTTCAAGCCCTCATCCTCGGAGCGGTGGTAATTGCGGTGGCCATCCAGCTCTTCACCGAGATCATTCTTGCCGCTCTCGATCCTCGCATCCGACTGGAGGCATGA
- a CDS encoding ABC transporter permease — protein sequence MTVATTTTLILEPKRRRGNPTLTRYLAAFRSPRGIIAVALILILGGVAFLAPVLFPGGYDEQTRDSLLPPSGQHLFGTDELGRDIFVRSVYSLRTDFTLIFVAVPISLIVGTALGLLGALSRIAGTIVQRILDIILGFPGLVLGICIVLVVGPGWTALVIAIAIAGLPAFGRLARAGMIEQSEREYVTAARTLGVRRGTILLRHILPNAIDPILVQGAVFVVGAIFIEAALSIVGLGIQPPEPSLGALLNVGIRYINQAPNYVLGPTVLLLLLALAFSLLADALNETATRK from the coding sequence ATGACCGTGGCCACAACGACAACCCTGATTCTCGAACCCAAGCGGCGCCGCGGGAACCCGACACTGACGAGATATCTCGCTGCTTTCCGGTCACCGCGAGGCATCATCGCGGTCGCCCTTATCCTGATTCTTGGGGGAGTGGCGTTCCTCGCACCCGTTCTCTTCCCCGGCGGCTACGACGAGCAAACCCGCGATTCCCTGCTTCCCCCGTCGGGCCAGCATCTCTTCGGAACTGATGAGCTGGGTCGCGACATCTTCGTACGGTCCGTGTACAGCTTGCGCACCGATTTCACCCTCATCTTCGTAGCGGTACCTATCAGCCTGATCGTGGGAACTGCCCTGGGGCTGCTGGGCGCACTGTCGCGGATCGCCGGCACGATCGTGCAGCGGATTCTCGACATCATCCTCGGCTTTCCCGGCCTGGTCCTCGGAATCTGCATCGTCTTGGTCGTCGGGCCCGGTTGGACCGCCCTGGTGATCGCCATTGCCATCGCAGGTCTTCCCGCCTTCGGCCGACTGGCGCGCGCTGGAATGATCGAGCAAAGCGAACGTGAATATGTCACCGCAGCACGCACGCTGGGGGTGAGACGCGGAACGATCTTGCTTCGTCACATCCTCCCGAACGCGATCGACCCGATCCTGGTGCAGGGAGCCGTATTCGTAGTGGGAGCAATCTTCATCGAGGCGGCTTTGTCGATCGTTGGTCTGGGCATCCAACCGCCGGAGCCTTCATTGGGTGCGCTGCTGAACGTCGGTATCCGCTATATCAACCAGGCTCCGAACTACGTGCTCGGCCCGACGGTCCTTCTTCTCCTCCTCGCCCTCGCGTTCAGCCTGTTGGCGGATGCGCTGAACGAAACGGCGACCCGCAAATGA
- a CDS encoding ABC transporter ATP-binding protein translates to MSDSPLLAVSGLSVDFDTPDGPLRAVDDLSFEVFPGQVVGIVGESGSGKSVTSRAIMRMVRSPGRITEGRIQYDGRDLTSLSESEMRQIRGRDIAMIFQDPQATLNPVMRIGDQIEEAVRIHGGSQTSARDRAIELLTQVGITDPTEAAEKYPHEFSGGMRQRVVIAIALANRPSLLIADEPTTALDVTIQAQILDLLRDLRRDLGIAIVFITHDMGVVAEMCDEVIVMLRGKAVERGPVEHVLHNPQHPYTIGLMDAVPSMDEPLRPTQATVTPALKITDLRTDLGKPGGLLRKPKPFFAVDGVSLQLSPGETLGLVGESGCGKSTLSRTIVGIAPVSSGSIEVAGRDVTAMRADDRAHVAASIQYVFQDPFASLNPRRTIGQSLEEALQVAGVPKSQWRSESVRLLERVGLLETHLDRYPYAFSGGQRQRVGIARALASNPQLLILDEPVSALDVSIQAQILDLLVKLQEELGVGYLFISHDLSVVRGISHRVAVMLKGKIVEQGTTEEIFDAPQHPYTKKLLASTPSLVGGEAA, encoded by the coding sequence ATGAGTGACTCTCCTCTTCTCGCCGTCTCCGGCCTATCGGTCGATTTCGACACACCGGACGGTCCGCTACGCGCTGTCGACGATCTTTCCTTCGAGGTGTTCCCCGGTCAGGTCGTGGGCATCGTGGGCGAGTCCGGTTCGGGGAAGTCGGTCACCTCCCGCGCGATCATGCGGATGGTTCGCTCGCCCGGTCGCATCACTGAGGGAAGAATCCAGTACGACGGCAGGGATCTGACGTCTCTCTCGGAGTCGGAGATGCGGCAGATTCGCGGGCGCGATATCGCGATGATCTTCCAGGATCCACAGGCGACGCTCAACCCGGTGATGCGCATCGGTGACCAGATCGAGGAAGCCGTTCGGATCCACGGGGGAAGCCAGACTTCAGCTCGCGATCGCGCGATCGAGCTGCTCACCCAGGTTGGAATCACCGACCCTACGGAGGCCGCAGAGAAGTACCCGCACGAGTTCTCGGGAGGTATGCGGCAACGCGTCGTCATCGCCATCGCACTCGCCAACCGCCCTTCCTTGCTGATCGCCGACGAGCCCACAACGGCTCTCGACGTCACAATCCAGGCGCAGATCCTCGATCTCCTCCGAGATCTTCGTCGCGACCTGGGAATCGCGATCGTCTTCATCACACATGACATGGGAGTGGTCGCCGAAATGTGTGACGAGGTCATCGTCATGCTCCGCGGAAAGGCCGTCGAACGCGGACCCGTCGAGCACGTGCTGCACAACCCGCAGCATCCCTACACGATCGGGCTCATGGACGCCGTGCCATCGATGGACGAACCGCTGCGTCCGACTCAGGCCACCGTCACTCCAGCGCTGAAGATCACGGATCTTCGCACCGATCTGGGAAAGCCCGGCGGACTCCTGCGGAAGCCGAAACCGTTCTTCGCGGTGGATGGTGTCTCGCTTCAGCTCTCCCCAGGTGAGACGCTCGGACTCGTCGGTGAGTCGGGCTGCGGTAAGTCCACGCTGTCGCGCACCATCGTCGGCATTGCGCCGGTCTCGTCGGGATCGATCGAAGTGGCGGGGCGCGACGTGACGGCGATGAGAGCGGACGATCGCGCGCACGTGGCTGCGTCGATTCAGTACGTATTTCAAGACCCGTTCGCGTCGTTGAACCCGCGGCGTACCATCGGCCAATCGTTGGAGGAAGCGCTCCAGGTTGCGGGCGTACCGAAGTCGCAGTGGCGTTCCGAGTCGGTCCGGCTTCTTGAGCGAGTCGGGTTGCTGGAGACGCACCTGGACCGGTACCCGTACGCGTTCTCAGGAGGCCAGCGCCAGCGAGTCGGAATCGCTCGCGCCCTGGCATCGAACCCGCAACTCCTCATCCTCGACGAGCCCGTCTCTGCTCTTGACGTCTCCATCCAAGCCCAGATCCTCGACCTTCTGGTGAAGCTTCAGGAGGAACTCGGAGTCGGGTACCTCTTCATCTCTCATGATCTGTCCGTCGTGCGAGGTATCAGCCACCGAGTGGCGGTCATGCTCAAGGGAAAGATCGTCGAGCAAGGCACGACCGAGGAGATCTTCGACGCACCTCAGCACCCATACACCAAGAAGCTGCTGGCCTCGACGCCGTCTCTCGTAGGCGGTGAAGCCGCATGA
- a CDS encoding TetR/AcrR family transcriptional regulator, which produces MKDPEEITPVQEEENTMEAPRKRSTRPRGDARRREILDVTLRLYAERGFSSVSLADIAAEVGITQAGLLHHFPTKAALLLAALQERDDRNAAEDRERRASGMDFLTTFLDLLATNEKKPALVQLSTLLSAESITADHPGHDWFTARYEEIVADTTRELEALLDETKMPAGMTARTAAQWLVGLSDGLRLQWLYNPDALNRHQVVRQFVELLRPYMRG; this is translated from the coding sequence ATGAAGGATCCGGAGGAGATCACCCCCGTTCAGGAGGAGGAGAACACGATGGAGGCCCCTCGAAAGCGATCGACCCGTCCGCGCGGTGACGCCCGTCGTCGCGAAATTCTCGATGTAACACTTCGCCTCTACGCCGAGCGCGGGTTCAGCTCTGTCAGTCTCGCCGACATTGCCGCGGAGGTTGGGATCACTCAAGCTGGGCTGCTCCATCATTTCCCCACCAAAGCCGCGCTGCTCTTGGCCGCCCTTCAAGAGCGCGACGACCGCAACGCTGCCGAAGACAGAGAACGACGTGCGAGCGGGATGGACTTTCTGACCACATTCCTCGACCTCCTCGCAACAAACGAGAAGAAGCCTGCGCTCGTGCAGCTGTCCACTCTGCTCTCGGCAGAAAGCATCACTGCCGACCACCCGGGTCACGACTGGTTCACGGCGCGGTACGAGGAGATCGTCGCGGATACCACTCGCGAACTTGAAGCGCTACTCGACGAGACGAAGATGCCGGCGGGGATGACGGCCCGCACCGCAGCGCAATGGCTTGTGGGGCTCTCAGACGGGCTCCGCCTGCAGTGGCTCTACAATCCGGACGCCCTCAACCGGCATCAGGTCGTGCGCCAATTCGTGGAGCTGCTCCGGCCGTACATGCGCGGCTGA
- a CDS encoding arylsulfatase: MTSPNVLVILADDLGYSDIGSFGGEIDTPHLDRLAARGVRMESFYVTPRCSPSRAALLTGRQPHSVGIGILTRDDSPTGYAGSLSTDAPTIAEVLRDKGYLTALAGKWHLSSDTTTPNPTWPTQRGFERFHGILPGCSSYYQPELYEGDERLPPSSVAGDFYFTDDITATAVATVRTAAEQRRPFFLYVAYTAPHWPLHAPETVIAKYRERYRQGWDELRAERRERQRQLGLSAATTISAVDGEVPAWVDAPDTAWEVERMAVYAAQVEIMDRGIGRVLDELERQGGLDNTLVVFSSDNGACAEDLREEMGAFFGADICPPFTRSGDPVRIGNNPHTVPGPEDTYLSYGRSWAHLSNTPFRLYKRWVHEGGISSPLIASWPAGGVSSGEVVKTPAHLIDIFPTVMQATGADNASIGRSLLDSWRSGNPAADSEERELCWEHIGNAAIRRGRWKLVREASQPWELYDIDVDRGETTDLIDDHPQLADDLEQAWQRWAEANSVLPWEQVLADYAARGLPSSATQG; this comes from the coding sequence ATGACTTCTCCCAACGTCCTCGTGATCCTCGCCGACGATCTCGGATATTCCGACATCGGATCCTTTGGTGGTGAGATCGACACCCCTCACCTCGACCGGCTCGCCGCTCGCGGGGTTCGCATGGAGTCCTTCTACGTGACGCCGCGCTGCAGCCCGTCACGGGCGGCGTTGCTGACCGGGCGTCAGCCACACTCCGTCGGCATCGGCATTCTTACCCGGGACGACAGCCCAACCGGTTACGCGGGCTCTCTCTCGACCGACGCGCCGACGATCGCGGAGGTACTTCGGGACAAGGGATACCTCACCGCCCTCGCGGGCAAGTGGCACTTGTCGTCCGACACCACCACCCCTAACCCCACATGGCCTACCCAACGCGGATTCGAGAGATTCCACGGAATTCTGCCCGGCTGCAGCAGTTATTACCAACCCGAACTCTATGAAGGCGACGAGCGGCTCCCTCCCTCGTCGGTGGCCGGTGACTTCTACTTCACCGATGACATCACCGCCACAGCCGTCGCCACTGTCCGCACCGCCGCAGAACAGCGCCGTCCCTTCTTCCTTTACGTGGCGTACACAGCCCCGCACTGGCCACTGCATGCCCCCGAAACAGTCATTGCAAAGTATCGCGAACGGTACCGCCAAGGCTGGGACGAACTGCGCGCTGAGCGACGCGAACGACAGCGACAACTCGGGCTGTCTGCTGCTACGACGATCTCCGCAGTTGACGGGGAAGTCCCCGCATGGGTGGATGCGCCGGACACAGCCTGGGAGGTGGAACGGATGGCTGTCTACGCCGCCCAGGTGGAAATCATGGATCGGGGTATCGGGCGAGTACTGGATGAGCTCGAGCGGCAGGGTGGCCTCGACAACACCCTCGTGGTGTTCTCCTCCGACAACGGCGCCTGTGCCGAGGACCTTCGGGAAGAGATGGGGGCGTTCTTCGGTGCCGACATCTGCCCGCCCTTCACTCGCTCCGGGGATCCGGTCCGTATCGGCAACAACCCTCACACCGTGCCCGGACCGGAGGACACATACCTCAGCTACGGGCGTTCATGGGCGCACTTGTCTAACACTCCATTCCGGCTGTACAAGCGGTGGGTTCACGAAGGGGGAATCTCGTCCCCCCTGATCGCTTCCTGGCCCGCTGGTGGAGTGTCCTCGGGTGAAGTGGTCAAGACACCCGCACACCTCATCGACATCTTCCCGACAGTGATGCAAGCCACCGGAGCCGATAACGCTTCGATAGGGCGCAGCCTCTTGGACTCCTGGCGATCCGGGAACCCCGCCGCAGACTCCGAGGAACGCGAATTGTGCTGGGAGCACATCGGTAATGCAGCGATCCGCCGCGGTCGGTGGAAGCTCGTGCGAGAAGCTTCGCAGCCTTGGGAGCTCTACGACATTGACGTCGACCGCGGCGAGACGACCGACCTCATCGACGATCACCCGCAGCTTGCCGACGACCTGGAGCAGGCATGGCAACGGTGGGCGGAAGCCAACAGCGTCCTCCCGTGGGAACAAGTCCTGGCCGACTACGCAGCACGTGGCTTGCCGTCATCCGCGACACAAGGCTGA
- a CDS encoding DUF58 domain-containing protein, which translates to MPVSGRFVALLAAGLVPLVLFGTTSSAALWILGGWLALALLMGVIDTVLAASPRRVRIERDVPRQVRLGEQATSVLAVTNAGTRTLRATVRDAWDPSAGAPRMRERISIPPSERRALRSTLSPTRRGERRAHHVTIRSWGPMGLWARQATLAAPGRLLVLPPFNSRKHLPSRLAKLRELDGQTQLMVRGHGTEFDSLREYVRGDDVRSIDWRATARRQDLVVRTWRPERDRRVVILVDAGRLSAARVDDEVRLDTAIESSLLLAALATRAGDRVDLLAFDRRVRGRVQGASGPTLTNRIVETLADVEPELIETDWTLAPGLVRGVTTHRSLVLIVTTPDAAGSATSLLDVLPQLTRKHVVLVASVVDPEVWQATRDRSDREAVYRAASAERVMLDRARLHQAMRRFGADVIEARPADLPPAVADRYLEYKRAGKL; encoded by the coding sequence GTGCCGGTGAGCGGTCGCTTCGTCGCCCTGCTCGCGGCCGGGCTCGTGCCGCTCGTCCTCTTCGGGACGACGTCGAGCGCGGCGCTGTGGATCCTCGGCGGCTGGCTCGCGCTCGCGCTCCTGATGGGTGTGATCGACACGGTGCTCGCCGCGTCGCCCCGGCGTGTCCGCATCGAACGGGACGTTCCCCGGCAGGTGCGGCTCGGCGAGCAGGCGACCTCGGTCCTCGCCGTCACGAACGCCGGCACGCGCACGCTCCGCGCGACCGTCCGGGATGCGTGGGATCCGTCGGCCGGGGCGCCCCGCATGCGTGAGCGCATCAGCATCCCCCCGTCCGAACGGCGCGCGCTCCGCTCGACGCTCTCGCCGACGCGACGCGGCGAGCGGCGGGCGCACCACGTGACCATCCGCTCGTGGGGGCCGATGGGGCTGTGGGCGAGGCAGGCGACGCTCGCCGCGCCGGGACGTTTGCTCGTGCTGCCGCCGTTCAACTCGCGCAAGCACCTGCCGTCTCGGCTCGCGAAGCTGCGCGAGCTCGACGGCCAGACGCAGCTGATGGTGCGCGGTCACGGCACTGAGTTCGACTCGCTGCGCGAGTACGTGCGCGGCGACGACGTGCGCTCGATCGATTGGCGCGCGACCGCGAGGCGCCAGGACCTCGTCGTGCGCACGTGGCGGCCCGAGCGCGACCGCCGCGTCGTGATCCTGGTCGACGCGGGCCGCCTCTCGGCCGCCCGCGTCGACGACGAGGTGCGGCTCGACACGGCGATCGAGTCGTCGCTGCTGCTGGCCGCGCTCGCAACGCGGGCGGGCGACCGCGTCGACCTGCTCGCCTTCGACCGCCGCGTGCGCGGGCGAGTCCAGGGAGCATCCGGCCCGACCCTCACCAACCGGATCGTCGAGACCCTCGCCGACGTGGAGCCCGAGCTGATCGAGACCGACTGGACGCTCGCACCGGGGCTCGTGCGCGGCGTGACGACGCACCGCTCGCTCGTGCTCATCGTGACCACGCCAGACGCGGCCGGCTCAGCGACCTCGCTGCTCGACGTGCTGCCGCAGCTCACCCGCAAGCACGTCGTGCTCGTGGCCTCGGTCGTCGATCCCGAGGTGTGGCAGGCGACGCGCGACCGCAGCGACCGCGAGGCCGTCTACCGTGCCGCATCCGCCGAACGGGTCATGCTCGACCGCGCCCGCCTCCACCAGGCGATGCGGCGGTTCGGCGCCGACGTGATCGAGGCTCGGCCAGCCGACCTGCCTCCGGCCGTCGCCGATCGCTACCTCGAGTACAAGCGCGCCGGGAAGCTGTAG
- a CDS encoding AAA family ATPase — protein sequence MTDEIRQQLYAVRAEVGKAIVGQTDAVDGMLIGLLARGHVLLEGVPGVAKTLLVRTLSRALELDTKRVQFTPDLMPGDVTGSLVYDTKAGEFEFREGPVFTNIMLADEINRTPPKTQSSLLEAMEERQVSADGVTRPLPDPFMVAATMNPIEYEGTYMLPEAQLDRFLMKLVLDLPPREAEIEVLRRHASGFNPRDLGGADVRPVMGATGLLRAQAESARVSVKPEVLAYIVDLARATRMSPSVKMGVSPRGATALLGASKAWAYLTGFEAVTPDHVQHVALPVLRHRIQLRPEAELEGVAADAILRSVMQQVQVPI from the coding sequence ATGACCGACGAGATCCGCCAGCAGCTCTACGCAGTCCGGGCCGAGGTCGGGAAGGCCATCGTCGGCCAGACCGATGCCGTCGATGGCATGCTCATCGGCCTGCTCGCCCGCGGGCACGTGCTGCTCGAGGGCGTGCCGGGCGTCGCCAAGACCCTGCTCGTACGCACCTTGAGCCGCGCGCTCGAACTCGATACGAAACGCGTGCAGTTCACGCCGGACCTCATGCCGGGCGACGTGACCGGCTCGCTCGTGTACGACACCAAGGCCGGCGAGTTCGAGTTCCGCGAGGGTCCGGTGTTCACCAACATCATGCTCGCCGACGAGATCAACCGGACGCCGCCAAAGACGCAGTCGTCGCTGCTGGAAGCGATGGAGGAGCGGCAGGTGTCGGCCGACGGTGTCACGCGCCCGCTGCCAGACCCGTTCATGGTTGCGGCGACGATGAACCCCATCGAGTACGAGGGCACCTACATGCTCCCGGAAGCGCAGCTCGACCGGTTCCTCATGAAGCTCGTGCTCGACCTGCCGCCGCGCGAGGCCGAGATCGAGGTGCTGCGGCGGCACGCGAGCGGCTTCAACCCGCGCGACCTCGGTGGAGCCGACGTGCGCCCGGTCATGGGCGCAACCGGCCTGCTGCGCGCGCAGGCGGAGTCGGCGCGCGTATCAGTGAAGCCCGAGGTCCTCGCGTACATCGTCGATCTCGCTAGGGCCACGCGCATGTCCCCCTCGGTGAAGATGGGCGTCTCACCCCGTGGCGCGACCGCCCTGCTCGGCGCGAGCAAGGCGTGGGCGTATCTGACCGGCTTCGAGGCGGTCACGCCTGATCACGTGCAGCACGTGGCGCTGCCGGTGCTGCGACACCGCATCCAGCTGCGCCCGGAGGCCGAGCTCGAGGGCGTCGCGGCCGACGCGATTCTGCGTTCCGTCATGCAACAGGTGCAGGTGCCGATCTAG